Proteins found in one Apostichopus japonicus isolate 1M-3 chromosome 16, ASM3797524v1, whole genome shotgun sequence genomic segment:
- the LOC139982320 gene encoding uncharacterized protein — protein MDEQFGLVELTNSPAVNSDSNEASAGSSSSIKKPSSSSRTFMKWTEAKYIILCKEVALQNPFQFRRGSLERGKVWSGVATELRKQSFKVDQRAVRDRYNSLKNKVQKNNSQDKRALGISPEETESQRELRVLLEDLANQEDDAELLPKTNASEEEQMRLDGQEVQKRACESFVETRKRHFADKENMPRKRNSGSDALQFLHQKMELEREMRKEELAMRRAEVKRDEAERDRRFELFQQQQQQTQQQFMQQQQQMQQHLAQQQQQMQNMLMMFMQSMKGNNKQ, from the exons aTGGACGAACAATTTGGGCTAGTCGAGCTTACAAATTCA CCTGCTGTCAACTCAGATAGTAATGAAGCTTCAGCGGGTTCAAGTTCCTCAATAAAGAAACCTAGTAGTAGCAGCAG GACTTTCATGAAATGGACAGAGGCAAAATATATAATTCTTTGCAAGGAAGTTGCCTTGCAAAACCCATTTCAGTTCCGAAGGGGCAGTCTAGAAAGAGGCAAGGTGTGGTCTGGAGTGGCCACCGAATTGAGAAAACAGTCCTTTAAGGTGGACCAAAGGGCTGTCAGAGACAG GTACAACAGCCTCAAGAATAAGGTGCAGAAGAACAACTCTCAAGATAAGAGGGCTTTAGGCATTAGCCCTGAGGAAACCGAAAGCCAAAGGGAGTTGAGGGTGCTTCTGGAAGACTTGGCCAACCAAGAAGATGATGCAGAGCTTCTCCCCAAGACCAATGCTAGTGAAGAGGAGCAGATGCGCCTCGATGGACAAGAGGTCCAGAAGAGGGCCTGTGAATCGTTTGTGGAGACAAGGAAGAG GCATTTTGCAGATAAAGAAAATAtgccaagaaaaagaaacagtGGGAGTGATGCTCTTCAGTTTTTGCATCAAAAGATGGAGTTGGAAAGAGAGATGAGGAAGGAAGAGCTCGCCATGAGAAGAGCAGAGGTGAAGAGGGACGAAGCTGAAAGAGATCGACGATTTGAACTCTTTcaacaacagcaacagcagACACAGCAACAATTTatgcagcaacaacaacaaatgcagCAACACCTCgcacaacaacagcagcagatGCAAAACATGCTAATGATGTTCATGCAATCGATGAAGggtaataataaacaataa
- the LOC139982530 gene encoding uncharacterized protein, producing the protein MYLRVGILVEEEILEDSKRETSSGDIKTNTKVRFYHKIFCEWYASFRLAIVTANANNAFELEQILSKMDPFNLQYVFRFACGLSSSAASKIIEHLKKKKDCDKFAILCILEQTGDIEEIRKTVTELCSKEVIINRDDSKLLQRSTVQLLQIASSHDIPISDLRLKWSFSKVDNNTIILRSGIALPSLSSLEKLLVNAGTPYKPVLTEEDIVGLLNYVLPSKKFSKLWFLNCKLPASIRPEKIPEELRRKNVQVLWPSNACHLDLQSGKWKKADDVQIITELCSQDVVINYEDSVSVHRSAVELLLKASSHNVSSQSMGHVSTELAGYNITKYFPDHLSVRKNT; encoded by the exons ATGTATCTCCGTGTGGGTATTTTAGTAGAGGAGGAGATACTTGAAGATTCAAAGAGAGAAACTTCCAGCGGGGACATCAAGACCAATACTAAAGTAAGATTCTACCATAaaatattctgtgaatggtatgcGTCGTTTAGGTTGGCGATTGTCACTGCAAATGCAAACAATGCGTTTGAACTAGAACAAATTCTAAGTAAGATGGATCCATTTAACCTCCAGTATGTCTTTCGATTCGCATGTGGGCTTAGCAGTTCAGCTGCGAGTAAAATCATCgaacatttgaaaaagaaaaaggattgTGATAAGTTTGCAATCCTCTGCATCTTGGAACAAACTGGAGACATTGAGGAGATCAGGAAGACTGTTACAGAGTTATGTTCTAAGGAGGTTATCATCAATAGAGATGACAGCAAGTTACTACAGAGGTCTACCGTACAGCTGCTACAGATAGCATCAAGTCATGAC ATACCAATATCTGATCTAAGGCTGAAGTGGTCCTTCAGTAAGGTTGACAACAATACCATCATCCTCCGGTCTGGTATTGCTCTACCAAGCCTCTCATCACTGGAGAAGTTATTGGTGAATGCAGGCACTCCATACAAACCAGTACTTACTGAGGAAGATATTGTAGGGTTATTGAACTATGTACTGCCGTCTAAGAAATTCAGCAAACTTTG GTTTCTTAACTGCAAACTACCTGCATCTATCAGACCAGAGAAAATCCCAGAAGAATTAAGAAGAAAGAATGTACAAG TTTTGTGGCCGAGTAATGCCTGTCATCTTGATCTCCAATCCGGTAAATGGAAGAAG GCTGATGACGTCCAGATTATTACAGAGTTGTGCTCACAAGATGTAGTCATCAATTACGAAGACAGTGTGTCAGTACATAGGTCAGCCGTAGAGCTCCTACTGAAAGCGTCCAGTCATAACGTAAGTTCACAGTCAATGGGTCACGTGAGTACGGAACTTGCAGgatataatattacaaaatatttcccTGACCACCTTAGTGTGAGGAAGAATACATAA
- the LOC139982531 gene encoding uncharacterized protein, with protein sequence MVLFTVESATGKLTDSVRLRYDPFDLEDYNDDECNAYFRFKKDDLYRLKDALQIPERIKCTNGYRVQGLEAICILLSRFAYPCRYGDMVKTFARDVPQLCTISTHMINFVYSEHSYLVETLNRFWLSSEHLMRYASAIHAKGAALKNCWGFVDGTVRPICRPKEYQRLCYNGHKRVHALKYQSVTAANGLVANLFGPIEGRRHDCFLLRESGLLTELEHRSYDTLGNTLCIYGDPAYPLRAHLQGPFKGNLTNDQKLYNHSMSSVRVSVEWVFGDMINFFKSTDFKKNQKVGLSACGKMYIVSGILTNAHTCLYGNSTSTFFELEPPTLEQYFQR encoded by the exons ATGGTTCTTTTCACTGTGGAAAG TGCAACGGGGAAGTTAACTGACAGTGTACGTCTTCGTTACGACCCCTTCGATTTGGAAGATTATAACGATGATGAATGCAACGCATACTTCAG GTTCAAGAAAGATGATCTCTATAGATTGAAAGATGCACTACAAATCCCGGAGAGAATCAAATGTACAAATGGATACCGTGTCCAAGGATTGGAGGCCATATGCATTTTGCTATCACGATTTGCATATCCATGTAG GTATGGGGATATGGTGAAGACTTTTGCCAGAGATGTACCACAGCTCTGCACAATTTCCACACACATGATTAACTTTGTGTACAGCGAACATTCATATCTTGTGGAAACTTTGAACAGGTTCTGGCTCTCCTCAGAACATCTTATGAGATATGCATCAGCCATTCATGCCAAAGGAGCCGCACTGAAAAACTGTTGGGGGTTTGTAGATGGTACAGTCCGTCCAATTTGCAGACCGAAAGAGTACCAGAGGTTATGTTACAATGGTCACAAGAGGGTACATGCATTGAAGTACCAATCTGTTACAGCTGCCAATGGTCTAGTTGCCAATCTTTTTGGGCCTATAGAGGGAAGGCGACATGATTGTTTCCTCTTGCGAGAGTCTGGCCTCTTGACTGAATTGGAACATAGGTCATATGATACACTGGGGAATACTTTATGTATTTATGGTGACCCTGCATATCCATTGAGGGCCCACTTACAAGGCCCCTTCAAAGGTAACCTAACAAATGACCAAAAGCTGTACAACCATTCAATGAGTAGTGTGAGAGTTTCAGTCGAGTGGGTATTTGGGGACatgattaatttcttcaaatcaACAGATTTCAAAAAGAATCAAAAAGTGGGACTTTCAGCCTGTGGTAAAATGTACATAGTTTCAGGCATACTTACCAATGCACATACTTGCTTATATGGTAACTCAACATCAACATTTTTTGAATTGGAGCCACCCACATTAGAGCAATAttttcaaaggtaa